The genomic stretch ggactcgtgttttgtttcattcacacacgtttcacTCACAGTCGTGCACATTTAGGCCGAGTTGTTCTCtccaaaaaaacactctgttccagcgtgtgatgtcatgaagtgatacaGGAAGCGCCAATCTtcacagaactaaaggtaaaaacgtCGTCATTAACTcaaaaactaccgcttcatgacatcacgaggtggaacagagcgttttgaggtttggagataaAGACgggctaataataaagagttactcagacatgtgtgaatgaaacaaaacgcaactccaagcgtgtttttggggaggtaacagcattagaacacgactaaacactcaaaagagtcaattttgcgtaacataggaccttttaaaCGAGAGCTTAACACTTTTAGCTGCAAAGTCTTGGTAGAACTGCGTAACATGGTAccaattactgtattttctggattataagtcgcacttttttcatagtttatgcattttttggctgtataGTAATGTTCTTTTGGATTGGTGATGTAAAAAATCCCATTTTTCGGGGGTTTCCATATTAAACCTGTCCCAACACAAAATGCAGCTttacaggaaaaaaagaaagcaaaTTGTGTGATAAGTGAGTACCTTTTGCGATAATACCCAAGTACAGTATAGGTCTAAGTGGTTGCAATTAGGGCTGGCTgacattacaaaaaatatatcttttgggtttttttttttgttggactTGACCAATCAAAAACGgtctattttattttgacttataAACAAGTAAAAATGGGTTTCGATATTACTTTGCTGACCACAAACTAAACCGAATTTCTCTGCAGTTTCAAACACAAAAAGCCAAATTTCTTCTTCCAatacaatacttttacattgttaAAGCAGTTCTTTGGATCAACATGAGACACAGCGTCCAatcataaagcatttttatcatccACGAACCAGGAAGCAGCAGTACGACAATTACTACTAAATACTGGTcacaaatttcttcctccaaagtctaaactctgctccaaaccacatacttttactgatcACTGACTATTTGAAACAACTGCATCCCAATCTCTGCCCAAATCTGATTAACTGCACAGCTCTAATCGCAAACATCTCTTTAGCAACATAACGTGGCGATATTAACGATAGCGTGTGTATTTGCGGTGATTCCTCAGACCGGGCGGGGCAGGAAGAGCACGCCTTTCTGCCCCAGGTGAGTGTCTCTTCCGGGTTTGGGCTGGCCGTTCTTCTTGAGCCCCACGTACCATCCGAACTTCTGGGAGCGGTACGTGTTGTAGTGGTTCTCCTCGTACGTCTCGATGAAGTGGCATTCGTCGGTGAGCGTTAGCTGCGGGAAGAGcggaaaacagaacatttatttGGCTTTTACCGTAGAGTGAATAAACATTACTCAGTCGAAGaaatggtcagattgtgtaagACCAATCCCTTCCAGCTACTGCATTACTAAGAAAGGTCTTAGTAATACAGTAGTTGGAACTGTCATGAGGTAATAGTTGAAGGTGTTCTGTAGAAAATCTAGTTGTGAAAGCGCtgtgaaaatgtactttttaatctttattttattatttaaaggtcctacatggCACTAaatagattcttgtgagctttaagtcatgttataatgctgtaatctcctcaaaaacatatctagagttgtgtttttttcattcacacacgctttttttttttcattttggttatgTTCATTGCactcaaaaatgttttcttaccCTGAGCTagcttgtctctccacagacctgactcttatgtGGCCTCCTGCTGCGTGTTTCATTGTATGAGTCTGTTTAAAATCCTGTTTATTTCTCATTAAATATTGAGAAATGTAAgtaaattaaaggtcctatattacacaaaatttgttcttgtgagctttaagtcatgttctaatgctgttatctcctcaaaaacatatctagagttgtgttttttcgttcacacatgtctgagtaaccctttataaATAGTTTGTCTAcgtccccaaagctcaaaatgctctgttccaccttgtgatgtcataaagtgatttttttttttcaagttaaaagctgcgttttaccttttgttcagcagaaattggcaattcctgagctgaaatcatccaaataactGAAGTGAAGGTaagcagagtttaaaaacacagtgaagcacttcctgtatcaccgcatgacatcacaaggtggaacagttgtggaacagagtgttttcagttcagtttgagagaagaactcagcttaattatgcagggtttgtgcgttaaacatgtgtgaatgaagcaaaacacaactccaggtctgtttgtgatgagcaaacgacattaaaacacaaatcagaaaatagcgtaatacgggccctttaagataATTTAATAGATTTTGAGACGTAGATCAAATTAACACAATAAAAACTGTGATTTCTGCTTAATTTTTGTCTATTTCTGTCCATATAATTCTTTGCAAAGTCAGTACTGTATCGTGAAATGTTAGAGGTcgtattgatttgatttttatgaacgttcttgtctccatggagatgttatcgctctGCCTGAAATTactacaatatggcattaaacttatcaatctccatggagacaagcaggccagGTTGCGTGTCAGATCTACGGCGAGGCAAGCCAGGACGCAATAAAAATGGTGTTATTTTAGcgataaaatgtctgttaatCTAATGAATGCAATGATTAGCTTgatactatactgtggaacattccaaggaaGCAATAACAGGTTGAATCACGCAAACGAgcatttcttttgttcttttctttatatatttatttatttaatcgcTGTGTAGCTCGTGTTAAACTCCTGTCCTGATTGGTCTTTTCTCCGAGCAACAATTCACAgttcaaaacatttaatttacagtatttacagtCTGATTGTGCAGCTTTAACCCGCTTTTGTTCTACGTTAATAATCTTTAAACGTACTCACTGCTCCGTACAGGTGTCCCTCCGAGTCCATGGCCAGAAAACGCCCGCTGTGCTTCCCCTTGATCACCACCACTCCCACGCTCACAGCCCACAGCTTCAGCACATCTGCAACACAGTCATAACAACTGCTACGTACTGCTGTCGGTGAGCGTTTTGGCCTTCACAAGGATACACGGATAAAAAAATACTCTGTGTGTCCGTCTGCTAatggctaaaaaataaaatcaggttGGATGAAGTCAGGttcaaatttgtcttgccccagacagatatattgtaaaaacagctctaATTGTATCCAGGAAGCAGTAGCATGACCACAattactacttcaactactaacATGACTACTAGcatcactactacaactacagctactacttccacattgtatttatgtgtatttcTAAGTGTTTTAATGCTTattcatcttttattttttgactGCATGCTTCCTGTTCTCCTGCTTTTCTTGAACTTTGCGTTGCAACACTGCaattactactaatattacgactaacattactattactactattattaccagGCCTACTACCAGGACAACTACTACCACCttgttactactaccaccaataACATTAGGCGACTTATGTTActaactactattacaactatgactactactaacactacttttactaccagtactactactactttaactGCTACACCTaacaatactattactactactaacattactattactactattattaccagGCCTACTACCACCttgttactactaccaccaataACATTAGGCGACtgaactactattacaactatgactactactaacacttattactactactactttaactGCTACACCTaacaatactattactactactaacattacttttactactgttattacaaggcctactactacaactactaccgccttattactactaccaccactaacATTAGGCtattaactactactactactattactactactaacattacatttactactactagcctattaccatcactactacaactactacttgcacattgtatttatgtgtatttctaagtgttttaatgcttttttttttttttgcttttttttttgactgcaTGCTTCCTtttctcctgctgttcttgaactttgcGTTGCAACACTGCAATTTCTCTATTTTGTGACGAATAAAATCTGATCTTATCTTAACTACTAACTTCTGACTAAGTACTACTTACGATTATTACTGCTaacattactattactactgttattacaaGGCTgattactacaacaactactactaccactaacaTGAGGCTACttaactactattattactactgctaacactacttttactactacaggtactttATTGAGCTGCGTTGTTACCGTAGGGGTCGTTGTCCTGCCGCCCTCCGCTCACTCCGCCCTCTGGAGTGACCCTCAGGTGGTACCCTCCGTTCTTACAGTAGAGTCTGGTCAGCGTCCTCTGCTCCGGCGCGGGTCTGCCCTGAGAGGAGTCTGCGGGGGCGAGGGGCAGCACGGTCACCTCCCCCGCCTCGTACATGCTCCCGGGAGTACGCTCCGTATTGGATCGCTCGGAGGGATGACCGATGGGCTGGAACGGGAGGTTTAGAGTGCGCTCAAGTTAACATCATTGTATTAGTGTGTAACTgtctggaggtggaaagtcagCGGCATGTTCCAGTGAAGTAGAAGGTTAAAacaatactttggaacattctccatggagatagataaggttTGTgcatattatagccaaaggaacatctccatggaagtaAGAGTTGGATTTGTTTTTGCGTATTTTTCAGTccataacagaaaaaaacaacatgcttttatttttgtctactttttatttgtgaatttttatttttttttatatttgtatttatttatttttattttttttatatttattattttttttgtttaggtttaattacatacatacatcatCACATACATGGTTACTTAGCAAccattatgttaaaaaaaaaaaaaaaaagaaaattagattaatacaaataaatgccaGTACctcattttgttaaatgaatgattaaatatatttctttgCTCATAAATTGTCTGTAAATTTTtgcctattattatttttatttatttaatttcatttattattatttatttatttatttattttatatcattttacttcctggttggacacataCATCACATACTTGGTCACCTAGCAACTATTctgatccaaaaaaaaaaaagaaaaaaaaagattagacTGCCAGTaccttattttgttaaatgagtgATTAATTATATTTCTTTGCTCATAAATTCTCTGtacatttttgtctattttttatttttttattatttatttatttagtttatttcatttaatttattatacatatatacattttttttttttaggtttaatttatatatttatttttatatcttctGGTTGGACACATACATCACATACttggttacctagcaaccattctgttccaaaaaaaaaaaaaaatgccaataccttattttgttaaatgaatgtttaaatatatttctttgCTCATAAATtctctgtatattttgtatgaAACTGTGAAAAAACGTGTTGATGACAAAGGTGACATAGGTACTCTCTTTTA from Periophthalmus magnuspinnatus isolate fPerMag1 chromosome 14, fPerMag1.2.pri, whole genome shotgun sequence encodes the following:
- the LOC117381603 gene encoding fibroblast growth factor 1-like isoform X2, which produces MYEAGEVTVLPLAPADSSQGRPAPEQRTLTRLYCKNGGYHLRVTPEGGVSGGRQDNDPYDVLKLWAVSVGVVVIKGKHSGRFLAMDSEGHLYGALTLTDECHFIETYEENHYNTYRSQKFGWYVGLKKNGQPKPGRDTHLGQKGVLFLPRPV
- the LOC117381603 gene encoding fibroblast growth factor 1-like isoform X1 codes for the protein MRAALCSLPCFSCLKRTRQVGEESNVDGADANGELKPIGHPSERSNTERTPGSMYEAGEVTVLPLAPADSSQGRPAPEQRTLTRLYCKNGGYHLRVTPEGGVSGGRQDNDPYDVLKLWAVSVGVVVIKGKHSGRFLAMDSEGHLYGALTLTDECHFIETYEENHYNTYRSQKFGWYVGLKKNGQPKPGRDTHLGQKGVLFLPRPV